The proteins below come from a single Streptomyces spongiicola genomic window:
- a CDS encoding bifunctional acetate--CoA ligase family protein/GNAT family N-acetyltransferase, with amino-acid sequence MQSPSDPAYPDHWEADVVLRDGGTAHIRPITTGDAERLVSFYEQVSDESKYYRFFAPYPRLSAKDVRRFTHHDYVDRVGLAVTVGGEFIATVRYDRIDARGLPASAPADEAEVAFLVQDAHQGRGVASTLLEHIAAVARERGIRRFAAEVLPANNKMIKVFTDAGYTQRRSFEDGSVHLTLDLEPTARSLAVQRAREQRAEARSVQRLLAPRSVAVVGAGRAPGGVGRAVLRNLLDAGYTGRTYAVNRSLVLDMDEIDGVPAYRSVGEIVASTGEPVDLAVVAVPADRVPEVVADCGEHGVQGLVVITAGYAESGPEGLERQRRLVRQSRAHGMRIIGPNAFGIINTAAGVRLNASLAPESPARGRTALFTQSGAIGIALLSGLHRRGAGLSSFISAGNRADVSGNDFLQYCYDDPDTDVVLLYLESIGNPRKFTRLARRTAEVKPVVVVRGARHSGSAPPGHAVPTTRVPYATVSELLRQAGVIRVDTVTELVDAGALLASQPLPAGPRVAILGNSESLGLLTYDACLTEGLRPLRPRDLTTAARPDDFREALAGALRDDACDAVVVNAIPWVGENGVTESGDGEVLAAALLAATASAPAKPVLVVHVELGGLADALAAASSSAPASPRRGPGATADLAPAPAGTGPDGPDGPDGPYGPDGPGVSGVSNRPCGVSPAPEAGAAAAGSPTVARSAAPGPGPPLPSGPGSPLPSGPGPLPPAAAATGLPAVGPGACGASGAPATAPPGGAPPPPGAGAPPDGPAGRGAPPAPRAGADRIPAYPAAERAVRALAEAVRYAQWRREAAEPGKVPEYDDIDESGAAGLIAGLLDAAAPGAQGVTLPEDEARRLLERYGIAVLPALPAPDADTAARAAARLGYPVALKTTAPHLRHRPDLGGVRLDLSDERQVRQAYAEVTESLGKPEELRPVLQAMVPRGVDAVVRAAIDPAVGAVLSFGLAGPATDLLGDTAHRLVPATDRDAAGLIRSVRTAPLLFGWRGSAPVDTAALEELLLRVSRLVDDHPEVVGVGLEPVVVARHGLSVLGASVRLAPPPARTDLGPRTLPSY; translated from the coding sequence ATGCAGAGCCCGTCGGACCCCGCGTACCCCGACCACTGGGAAGCCGACGTGGTGCTGCGCGACGGTGGCACCGCGCACATCAGGCCCATCACCACCGGGGACGCCGAGCGGCTCGTCAGCTTCTACGAGCAGGTCTCGGACGAATCCAAGTACTACCGGTTCTTCGCGCCCTACCCACGGCTGTCGGCCAAGGACGTGCGCCGGTTCACCCATCACGACTACGTGGACCGGGTGGGCCTCGCGGTGACCGTCGGAGGCGAGTTCATCGCGACCGTCCGCTACGACCGCATCGACGCCCGGGGCCTGCCGGCCTCCGCCCCGGCCGACGAGGCCGAGGTGGCCTTCCTGGTGCAGGACGCCCACCAGGGCCGGGGTGTCGCCTCCACCCTGCTCGAACACATCGCCGCCGTCGCACGGGAGCGCGGGATCAGGCGGTTCGCGGCGGAGGTGCTGCCCGCCAACAACAAGATGATCAAGGTGTTCACGGACGCCGGGTACACCCAGCGGCGCAGCTTCGAGGACGGCTCCGTCCATCTCACCCTCGACCTCGAGCCGACCGCCCGGTCCCTCGCCGTCCAGCGCGCCAGGGAACAGCGGGCCGAGGCCCGCTCCGTGCAGCGGCTCCTGGCCCCCCGCTCGGTCGCGGTGGTCGGCGCGGGGCGTGCACCCGGCGGGGTGGGGCGAGCGGTGCTGCGCAACCTCCTCGACGCGGGCTACACCGGGCGGACCTACGCGGTGAACCGCTCCCTCGTCCTCGACATGGACGAGATCGACGGGGTGCCCGCCTATCGCTCGGTGGGCGAGATCGTCGCATCGACCGGGGAGCCGGTCGACCTCGCCGTCGTGGCCGTCCCCGCCGACCGCGTCCCCGAAGTCGTCGCGGACTGCGGCGAGCACGGGGTGCAGGGACTCGTGGTGATCACCGCGGGGTACGCGGAGAGCGGCCCGGAGGGCTTGGAGCGGCAGCGCCGGCTCGTGCGCCAGTCGCGTGCGCACGGGATGCGGATCATCGGGCCGAACGCGTTCGGGATCATCAACACGGCGGCCGGGGTGCGGCTCAACGCCTCCCTCGCGCCGGAGTCCCCCGCCCGCGGCCGTACCGCGCTGTTCACCCAGTCCGGCGCCATCGGCATAGCGCTGCTCAGCGGACTGCACCGCCGGGGCGCGGGGCTGTCGTCGTTCATCTCCGCGGGCAACCGGGCCGATGTGTCGGGCAACGACTTCCTCCAGTACTGCTACGACGACCCGGACACCGACGTCGTCCTGCTCTACCTCGAATCGATCGGCAATCCGCGGAAGTTCACCCGGCTCGCACGCCGTACGGCGGAGGTCAAACCGGTCGTCGTCGTGAGGGGAGCCCGGCACAGCGGCAGTGCTCCGCCGGGGCACGCGGTGCCGACCACTCGGGTGCCGTACGCGACGGTCTCGGAGCTGCTGAGGCAGGCCGGCGTGATCCGAGTCGACACCGTCACCGAACTCGTCGACGCCGGGGCGCTGCTGGCCAGCCAGCCGCTGCCCGCGGGGCCGCGGGTCGCGATCCTGGGCAACTCGGAGTCCCTGGGCCTGCTGACGTACGACGCCTGTCTGACGGAGGGGCTGCGCCCGCTGCGGCCGCGCGACCTGACGACGGCCGCCAGGCCGGACGACTTCCGCGAGGCGCTGGCCGGGGCGCTGCGGGACGACGCGTGCGACGCGGTCGTCGTCAACGCGATCCCGTGGGTCGGGGAGAACGGCGTCACCGAGTCCGGTGACGGCGAGGTCCTCGCCGCCGCCCTCCTCGCGGCGACCGCCTCCGCGCCGGCGAAGCCCGTGCTCGTCGTCCACGTCGAACTCGGCGGGCTCGCCGACGCCCTCGCGGCGGCGAGCAGTTCGGCCCCGGCCTCTCCGCGCCGGGGCCCGGGCGCCACGGCGGACCTCGCCCCGGCACCCGCGGGCACCGGCCCGGACGGCCCGGACGGCCCGGACGGCCCGTATGGCCCAGATGGCCCGGGCGTCTCGGGCGTCTCGAACCGCCCGTGCGGCGTCTCGCCGGCGCCGGAGGCGGGGGCTGCCGCGGCCGGCTCCCCGACGGTCGCCCGGAGTGCGGCACCCGGTCCCGGCCCACCTCTCCCGTCCGGCCCCGGCTCACCTCTCCCGTCCGGCCCAGGCCCTCTTCCCCCGGCCGCTGCCGCGACCGGCCTCCCGGCTGTCGGGCCTGGCGCGTGCGGTGCCTCAGGGGCGCCCGCCACCGCGCCGCCCGGAGGCGCGCCGCCTCCCCCCGGTGCGGGGGCACCGCCGGACGGGCCCGCCGGGCGGGGCGCGCCGCCCGCCCCCCGCGCAGGAGCCGACCGCATCCCCGCGTACCCCGCCGCCGAACGGGCGGTGCGGGCCCTGGCCGAGGCCGTGAGGTATGCGCAGTGGCGCCGGGAAGCGGCCGAGCCGGGCAAGGTGCCGGAGTACGACGACATCGACGAGAGCGGTGCCGCCGGACTCATCGCGGGTCTGCTCGACGCAGCCGCTCCCGGCGCGCAGGGCGTCACCCTGCCCGAGGACGAGGCGCGGCGGCTGCTGGAGCGCTACGGCATCGCCGTCCTTCCCGCGCTCCCCGCCCCCGACGCCGACACCGCGGCCCGGGCCGCCGCCCGGCTGGGCTACCCGGTCGCCCTCAAGACCACCGCCCCCCATCTGCGCCACCGCCCCGACCTCGGCGGAGTGCGGCTGGACCTGTCCGACGAGCGGCAGGTCCGCCAGGCGTACGCGGAGGTGACGGAGAGCCTCGGAAAGCCCGAGGAACTCCGGCCCGTCCTGCAGGCGATGGTCCCGAGGGGGGTGGACGCCGTGGTGCGAGCCGCGATCGACCCCGCCGTGGGCGCCGTGCTGTCCTTCGGCCTCGCGGGCCCTGCCACGGATCTGCTCGGCGACACGGCCCACCGCCTCGTCCCGGCCACCGACCGCGACGCCGCCGGCCTCATCCGGTCCGTCAGGACCGCCCCCCTCCTCTTCGGCTGGCGCGGTTCCGCGCCCGTCGACACCGCCGCGCTGGAGGAGTTGCTGCTCCGCGTCTCCCGCCTGGTCGACGACCACCCGGAGGTCGTCGGCGTCGGACTCGAACCGGTCGTCGTCGCCCGGCACGGCCTCTCCGTGCTCGGAGCCTCGGTACGGCTCGCCCCGCCGCCGGCCCGGACCGACCTGGGTCCCAGGACCCTGCCGAGCTACTGA
- a CDS encoding DUF5998 family protein: protein MAKTGTTTQGLRTAIERSGYYPALVAEAVEAAVGGEQISSYLVHQETTFDSNEVRRHVTVLVLTGTRFIVSHTDEQAADSSSPTPYATTSTESVKLPRISSVVVSRVVGNPESYTPGTVPREVVLTIGWGAVSRIDLEPAACGDTNCEADHGYTGSSTADDLSLRVSEAGDGPEAVRQTLAFAQALSEATAATR from the coding sequence ATGGCGAAGACCGGTACGACGACCCAGGGGCTGCGCACGGCGATCGAGCGCAGCGGCTACTACCCGGCTCTCGTGGCCGAAGCGGTGGAGGCGGCGGTGGGCGGCGAGCAGATCTCGTCGTACCTCGTGCACCAGGAGACGACCTTCGACTCCAACGAGGTGCGCCGCCATGTCACCGTCCTCGTGCTGACCGGTACCCGGTTCATCGTGAGCCACACCGACGAGCAGGCGGCCGACAGCAGCTCCCCGACGCCCTACGCGACGACCTCCACCGAGTCGGTGAAGCTGCCGAGGATCTCGTCCGTGGTGGTGAGCCGCGTCGTCGGCAACCCGGAGTCGTACACCCCCGGCACCGTGCCACGCGAGGTGGTCCTCACCATCGGCTGGGGCGCGGTGTCCCGGATCGACCTGGAGCCGGCCGCCTGCGGCGACACCAACTGCGAGGCCGACCACGGCTACACCGGCAGCTCCACGGCCGACGACCTCAGCCTGCGGGTCAGCGAGGCCGGTGACGGCCCGGAGGCGGTCCGCCAGACGCTCGCCTTCGCCCAGGCGCTGTCCGAGGCCACGGCCGCGACCCGCTGA
- a CDS encoding alkaline phosphatase family protein: protein MARPDWPEDVVPLGLDTAPVPAYGTASLADLLPTLAAGQGVPGLRRAIPELTPADRNCVFLIDGLGWEQLKAHPDEAPYLTSLLAGSLGGTGRPLTAGFPATTATSLASFGTGLPPGAHGLPGYTARNPETGELMNQLRWKPWTSPRLWQPYPTVFQLADESGVHTAQVSSPAFRDTPLTAIALSGGTFHGRLGGEERMDLAAEQLAAGGRSLVYTYYSELDGKGHRFGIDSDAWRGQLMYVDRLVQRLADQLPPRAALYVTADHGMIDIPFDEESRIDFDEDWELRAGVALLGGEGRARHVYAVPGAEADVLAVWREVLGDRFWVASRDEAVAAGWFGPRTDERVYRRIGDVVAAAHDDVVITASVNEPHESAMVGMHGSMTPVEQLVPLLEVRS, encoded by the coding sequence ATGGCCCGTCCCGACTGGCCCGAGGACGTCGTTCCGCTCGGCCTCGACACGGCTCCCGTCCCCGCGTACGGCACGGCCTCGCTCGCCGATCTGCTGCCGACGCTCGCCGCCGGACAGGGCGTGCCGGGTCTGCGCCGCGCCATCCCGGAGCTGACGCCCGCGGACCGGAACTGCGTCTTCCTGATCGACGGTCTCGGCTGGGAGCAGCTGAAGGCCCACCCCGACGAGGCGCCGTACCTCACCTCGCTCCTCGCCGGCTCGCTGGGCGGTACGGGACGGCCGCTGACCGCCGGGTTCCCCGCCACGACGGCCACCTCACTGGCCTCCTTCGGCACCGGGCTGCCGCCCGGGGCGCACGGCCTGCCCGGCTACACCGCGCGCAACCCGGAGACCGGGGAGCTGATGAACCAGCTGCGCTGGAAGCCGTGGACCTCGCCGCGCCTCTGGCAGCCGTACCCGACGGTCTTCCAGCTCGCCGACGAGTCGGGGGTGCACACCGCCCAGGTGTCGTCCCCCGCGTTCCGGGACACCCCGCTCACCGCGATCGCGCTGAGCGGCGGGACGTTCCACGGCAGGCTCGGCGGCGAGGAGCGGATGGACCTCGCCGCCGAGCAGCTCGCCGCGGGGGGCCGGTCGCTGGTGTACACCTACTACAGCGAGCTGGACGGCAAGGGCCACCGCTTCGGCATCGACTCCGACGCCTGGCGCGGCCAGCTGATGTACGTCGACCGTCTCGTCCAGCGTCTCGCCGATCAGCTGCCGCCGCGCGCCGCGCTGTACGTCACCGCGGACCACGGCATGATCGACATCCCGTTCGACGAGGAGTCGCGGATCGACTTCGACGAGGACTGGGAGCTGCGCGCGGGAGTCGCCCTGCTCGGCGGTGAGGGCCGGGCCCGGCACGTCTACGCCGTTCCCGGAGCCGAGGCCGATGTGCTCGCCGTGTGGCGCGAGGTGCTCGGCGACCGGTTCTGGGTCGCGAGCCGGGACGAGGCCGTCGCGGCGGGATGGTTCGGCCCGCGGACCGACGAGCGGGTGTACCGGCGTATCGGGGACGTCGTCGCCGCGGCCCACGACGACGTCGTCATCACCGCCTCGGTCAACGAGCCGCACGAGTCGGCCATGGTCGGTATGCACGGCTCGATGACCCCCGTGGAACAGCTCGTCCCCCTGCTCGAAGTACGCTCCTGA
- a CDS encoding VOC family protein: protein MTTEATRRRPGAPCWVSLMVHGLDATQHFYRELFGWDFLPGPQQLGPYVRALLDGREVAGVGRLPADRHLPIAWTPYLASDDVDETAERIRMCGGTIGVGPLDAADAGRLVIAADPEGAVFGAWQAPAHTGTALLGTHGAPVWNELMTRETPAVGKFYESVFGYDLEPAAPAGSDRLTLRLDDRPAASIHGLGRALPRDRGSHWMTYFEVEDPDAVAARVVDLGGHVVREPHEGTCGRQATVADPEGAVFTVVRTLRRD, encoded by the coding sequence ATGACGACCGAGGCGACTCGGCGCAGACCCGGCGCGCCCTGCTGGGTGAGCCTCATGGTGCACGGACTCGACGCGACGCAGCACTTCTACCGGGAGCTGTTCGGCTGGGACTTCCTCCCCGGGCCGCAGCAACTCGGCCCGTACGTCCGGGCGCTGCTCGACGGCAGGGAGGTGGCCGGCGTCGGCCGGCTCCCGGCGGACCGCCATCTGCCGATCGCATGGACGCCGTACCTGGCCTCGGACGACGTCGACGAGACCGCCGAGCGGATCAGGATGTGCGGCGGCACGATCGGGGTCGGACCGCTCGACGCGGCGGACGCGGGACGGCTCGTCATCGCCGCCGACCCGGAGGGCGCGGTCTTCGGCGCCTGGCAGGCACCGGCGCACACGGGTACCGCCCTCCTCGGCACCCACGGCGCACCCGTCTGGAACGAGCTGATGACGCGGGAGACGCCGGCGGTCGGCAAGTTCTACGAGTCGGTCTTCGGCTACGACCTCGAGCCCGCGGCCCCGGCCGGCTCCGACCGGTTGACGCTGCGCCTGGACGACCGCCCGGCGGCCTCGATCCACGGGCTGGGCCGGGCGCTGCCGCGGGACAGGGGCTCGCACTGGATGACCTACTTCGAGGTCGAGGACCCCGACGCGGTCGCGGCCAGGGTGGTGGACCTCGGCGGCCACGTCGTGCGCGAACCGCACGAGGGCACGTGCGGCCGGCAGGCGACGGTGGCCGACCCCGAGGGCGCGGTCTTCACCGTCGTGCGGACCCTTCGGCGGGACTGA
- a CDS encoding sulfurtransferase gives MKPIITVTELAGESAGPRPPVLLDVRWQLTAAKAAGAAPFDGRAAYQAGHIPGAVYVDLDSELAGPPGPGGRHPLPDPEAFGAAMRRAGVSGGVPVVVYDGGQGWGAARAWWLLRWAGHPDVRVLDGGLAAWNGPLSTDVPATVPGDFTPVPGGLPLLDADGAAALARSGLLLDARAAERYRGDVEPIDPVGGHIPGAVSAPTTENVSEGATTFLSREELASRFERLGAEGAREVGVYCGSGVSGAHQVLALAIAGIPAALYAGSWSQWSADPTRPVATGPDPQ, from the coding sequence ATGAAGCCCATCATCACCGTCACCGAACTCGCCGGCGAGTCAGCCGGTCCGCGGCCTCCGGTGCTGCTCGACGTCCGCTGGCAGCTCACTGCGGCCAAGGCCGCCGGTGCCGCACCCTTCGACGGCCGGGCCGCCTACCAGGCCGGTCACATCCCCGGGGCCGTGTACGTCGACCTCGACTCCGAACTGGCGGGACCACCCGGCCCGGGCGGCCGCCATCCGCTGCCGGACCCGGAGGCCTTCGGCGCGGCGATGCGCCGCGCGGGGGTGTCGGGCGGCGTCCCGGTCGTCGTCTACGACGGGGGACAGGGCTGGGGCGCGGCGCGGGCGTGGTGGCTGCTGCGGTGGGCGGGACACCCGGACGTCCGTGTCCTGGACGGCGGTCTCGCGGCGTGGAACGGCCCGTTGAGTACGGACGTCCCTGCCACGGTGCCGGGAGACTTCACGCCCGTGCCCGGCGGCCTGCCGCTGCTCGACGCGGACGGGGCCGCGGCCCTCGCCCGGTCAGGTCTCCTGCTGGACGCCCGGGCCGCCGAGCGCTACCGGGGCGACGTCGAGCCGATCGACCCCGTCGGCGGGCACATCCCCGGCGCGGTCTCGGCTCCGACCACGGAGAACGTGTCGGAGGGCGCCACCACCTTCCTGTCCCGCGAGGAACTGGCGTCCCGGTTCGAGCGACTGGGCGCCGAGGGCGCCCGCGAGGTCGGTGTCTACTGCGGCTCCGGGGTCTCCGGCGCCCATCAGGTCCTGGCTCTGGCGATCGCCGGAATCCCGGCGGCGCTCTACGCCGGCTCCTGGTCGCAGTGGTCCGCCGATCCCACCCGGCCGGTCGCGACGGGCCCCGATCCGCAGTAG
- the sepH gene encoding septation protein SepH, which yields MTSAGTTREVPMPELRVVAVSNDGTRLVLKAADSTEYTLPIDERLRAAVRNDRARLGQIEIEVESHLRPRDIQARIRAGASAEEVAQLAGIPVERVRRFEGPVLAERAFMAERARKTPVRRPGENNGPQLGEAVRERLLLRGAEKDTAQWDSWRRDDGTWEVLLVYRVGGEPRSASWTYDPPRRLVQAADDEARALIGETDDTIGVAHEPSFPFVPRIARLPRDRPLDRAPDRPAQLPAAAPEPDETERDSLTSLLEAVPSFRGDLVVPERSAPDGPAAEPVQDAEAEEPPAPAASAGAGSAYADVLMPRSVTGHRDRLTGTTDRQAEADGVRPGRRAAVPSWDEIVFGTRRKKQE from the coding sequence GTGACGTCGGCAGGCACCACCCGGGAGGTCCCCATGCCCGAACTGCGTGTCGTGGCCGTCTCGAACGACGGCACACGACTGGTGCTGAAGGCTGCGGACAGCACGGAGTACACGCTTCCGATCGACGAACGGCTGCGCGCCGCCGTCCGCAACGACCGCGCGCGCCTCGGCCAGATCGAGATCGAGGTCGAAAGCCACCTCCGCCCCCGCGACATCCAGGCTCGTATACGAGCGGGCGCCTCAGCGGAGGAGGTCGCCCAGCTCGCCGGCATTCCGGTGGAGCGGGTGCGCCGGTTCGAGGGTCCCGTCCTCGCCGAGCGCGCGTTCATGGCGGAGCGTGCGCGCAAGACGCCCGTCCGGCGCCCCGGGGAGAACAACGGCCCGCAGCTCGGCGAGGCAGTCCGGGAGCGGCTGCTGCTGCGGGGCGCCGAGAAGGACACCGCCCAGTGGGACTCCTGGCGCCGGGACGACGGCACCTGGGAAGTACTGCTGGTGTACCGGGTGGGGGGAGAGCCGCGCTCGGCGAGCTGGACGTACGACCCGCCGCGCCGGCTCGTCCAGGCCGCCGACGACGAGGCCCGGGCGCTGATCGGGGAGACGGACGACACGATCGGCGTCGCCCATGAGCCGAGCTTCCCGTTCGTGCCGCGGATCGCCCGGCTCCCCCGGGACCGGCCCCTCGACCGGGCCCCGGACCGTCCCGCGCAGCTCCCGGCAGCGGCACCCGAGCCCGACGAGACCGAACGGGACTCGCTGACCAGCCTGCTGGAGGCGGTGCCGAGCTTCCGGGGCGACCTCGTCGTACCGGAGCGGTCCGCCCCCGACGGGCCCGCCGCCGAACCCGTCCAGGACGCCGAGGCCGAGGAGCCCCCCGCCCCCGCGGCCTCAGCCGGCGCGGGCTCGGCGTACGCGGACGTCCTGATGCCGCGGTCGGTCACCGGCCACCGCGACCGCCTCACCGGGACCACGGACCGGCAGGCCGAGGCCGACGGCGTCCGTCCGGGCCGCCGCGCCGCGGTGCCGAGCTGGGACGAGATCGTGTTCGGCACCCGCCGGAAGAAGCAGGAGTAG
- a CDS encoding D-arabinono-1,4-lactone oxidase, producing the protein MTSTSGTTKGNAWRNWAGTVAARPAREVAPASAGELAEAVRRAAEDGLRVKTVGTGHSFTAIAATDGVLVRPDLLTGIREVDRAAMTVTVEAGTPLRRLNAALAREDLSLTNMGDIMEQTVAGATSTGTHGTGRDSASLAAQIRGLELITADGSVLTVSEHGSDEEREILAAARVGLGALGVISAITFAVEPMFLLSAREEPMSFDRVTSEFDELHAENEHFEFYWFPHTGNCNTKRNNRSAGPVAPPGAVSGWITDELLSNGLFQVANSVGRAVPAAIPAIARVSSRALSARTYTDIPYRVFTSPRRVRFVEMEYALPREAAVAALRELRAMLDRSPLRVSFPVEVRTAPADDIALSTASGRESAYIAVHMYRGTPYRSYFTAVERIMTAYGGRPHWGKIHTRDAEYLDGVYPRFGDFLALRDRLDPDRLFGNEHLRRVLGD; encoded by the coding sequence ATGACGAGCACATCCGGGACCACGAAGGGGAACGCGTGGCGTAACTGGGCCGGCACGGTCGCCGCCCGTCCGGCGCGGGAGGTCGCTCCGGCCTCCGCAGGGGAGCTGGCCGAGGCCGTGCGCCGCGCCGCGGAGGACGGTCTGCGGGTGAAGACGGTCGGCACCGGCCACTCGTTCACCGCGATCGCCGCCACCGACGGTGTGCTGGTCCGCCCGGATCTCCTCACCGGCATCCGGGAGGTCGACCGGGCGGCGATGACGGTGACCGTCGAGGCCGGCACCCCGCTGAGGCGGCTCAACGCCGCGCTGGCCCGGGAGGACCTGTCGCTCACCAACATGGGCGACATCATGGAGCAGACGGTCGCGGGCGCCACGAGCACCGGGACGCACGGCACCGGCCGCGACTCGGCCTCGCTGGCGGCCCAGATCCGGGGCCTCGAACTGATCACCGCCGACGGTTCGGTGCTGACCGTCTCGGAGCACGGCTCCGACGAGGAGCGGGAGATCCTCGCGGCGGCCAGGGTCGGGCTCGGTGCCCTGGGCGTGATCAGCGCCATCACCTTCGCCGTGGAGCCGATGTTCCTGCTGTCGGCCCGCGAGGAGCCGATGTCCTTCGACCGGGTGACATCGGAGTTCGACGAACTGCACGCGGAGAACGAGCACTTCGAGTTCTACTGGTTCCCTCACACGGGCAACTGCAACACCAAGCGCAACAACCGCAGCGCCGGTCCGGTCGCCCCGCCCGGGGCGGTCAGCGGGTGGATCACGGACGAGCTGCTCTCCAACGGGCTGTTCCAGGTGGCCAATTCCGTCGGGCGCGCGGTTCCGGCCGCGATACCGGCGATCGCGAGGGTCTCCAGTCGCGCACTGTCCGCCCGCACCTACACGGACATCCCTTACAGGGTCTTCACAAGTCCCCGCCGGGTCCGCTTCGTCGAGATGGAATACGCGCTTCCGAGGGAGGCCGCCGTCGCGGCGCTGCGCGAACTGAGGGCGATGCTGGACCGTTCACCGCTGCGCGTCAGCTTCCCCGTGGAGGTGCGTACGGCGCCCGCCGACGACATCGCGCTGTCCACCGCGTCCGGGCGGGAGAGCGCGTACATCGCCGTGCACATGTACAGGGGCACGCCGTACCGCTCGTACTTCACCGCGGTGGAGCGGATCATGACCGCGTACGGCGGCCGGCCGCACTGGGGCAAGATCCACACGCGTGACGCGGAGTACCTCGACGGCGTCTACCCGCGGTTCGGCGACTTCCTGGCCCTGCGCGACCGGCTGGACCCGGACCGGCTGTTCGGCAACGAGCACCTGCGGAGGGTGCTGGGAGACTGA
- a CDS encoding MFS transporter has translation MPSPYRAIFAAPGTLAFSAAGLLGRMPLSMMGVGIVAMVSHVTGRYSLAGWLSATLALSAAVLGPQVSRLVDRHGQGRVLRPALLISAAAVAGLLVSVRQGAPHWVLFAFTACAGCIPAVGAMTRARWAAIYHGSPRELHTAYAFESIVDEVCFIVGPIVSIGLSTVWFPEAGPLLATAFLVVGVLWLTAQRATEPAPHRDTSGSGGSALRSPGLRVLALTFVATGAVFGSVDVVTVAFAEEQGSKASASLVLAVYALGSCLAGAVFGLLHLKGEPARRWVVGVCAMAVSMIPLQLAGNLAVLAVALFVAGLAIAPTMVTTMALVEAHVPRAKLTEGMTWTGTGLAVGVSLGLSASGWAVDEYGAGAAYAVPAAAGALAVVVAFPGYRRLRRPVPTREGRDDEHIRDHEGERVA, from the coding sequence TTGCCCAGTCCCTACCGCGCGATATTCGCGGCCCCCGGCACCCTGGCGTTCTCCGCCGCGGGCCTCCTCGGGCGCATGCCGCTGTCCATGATGGGCGTCGGCATCGTGGCGATGGTCTCCCACGTCACGGGGCGCTACAGCCTCGCCGGCTGGCTCTCCGCCACCCTGGCGCTCTCGGCGGCGGTACTCGGCCCCCAGGTGTCCCGGCTGGTGGACCGGCACGGCCAGGGCAGGGTGCTGCGCCCGGCCCTGCTGATCTCGGCCGCCGCGGTGGCGGGACTGCTCGTCAGCGTCCGGCAGGGGGCGCCGCACTGGGTGCTGTTCGCCTTCACCGCCTGCGCCGGCTGCATTCCGGCGGTCGGCGCGATGACCCGGGCCCGCTGGGCGGCGATCTACCACGGCTCGCCGCGCGAACTGCACACCGCGTACGCCTTCGAGTCGATCGTCGACGAGGTGTGCTTCATCGTCGGCCCGATCGTCTCCATCGGGCTGTCGACGGTCTGGTTCCCGGAGGCGGGGCCGCTGCTCGCCACCGCCTTCCTGGTGGTCGGCGTCCTCTGGCTCACCGCGCAGCGCGCGACCGAGCCCGCGCCGCACCGCGACACCTCCGGCAGCGGCGGTTCCGCGCTGCGCTCCCCCGGTCTGCGCGTACTCGCCCTGACGTTCGTCGCGACGGGTGCCGTCTTCGGCTCCGTCGACGTGGTCACGGTGGCCTTCGCCGAGGAGCAGGGCAGCAAGGCCTCGGCCAGCCTGGTCCTGGCGGTGTACGCGCTGGGTTCCTGCCTCGCCGGCGCGGTCTTCGGGCTGCTGCACCTGAAGGGTGAGCCCGCCCGCAGATGGGTGGTGGGCGTGTGCGCGATGGCCGTGAGTATGATCCCCCTCCAACTGGCCGGGAATCTGGCGGTCCTGGCCGTGGCGCTCTTCGTCGCGGGCCTGGCCATCGCGCCCACCATGGTGACGACCATGGCCCTCGTCGAAGCGCACGTACCGCGCGCCAAGCTGACCGAGGGCATGACCTGGACCGGTACCGGGCTCGCGGTCGGCGTCTCGCTCGGTCTGTCGGCCTCGGGATGGGCGGTGGACGAGTACGGGGCCGGTGCCGCGTACGCGGTGCCCGCGGCGGCGGGAGCGCTCGCGGTCGTGGTCGCGTTCCCGGGATACCGCCGGCTGCGCAGGCCGGTGCCGACGCGGGAGGGGCGGGATGACGAGCACATCCGGGACCACGAAGGGGAACGCGTGGCGTAA